The sequence GGTTTCGAGGCCATCACCCATCACCGGGTGCCGCCGAACGACGGCGGCATCGCGCTGGGTCAGTTGCTGGTGGGTAACTGCGGATGACTGGGTTGACGACGGGCCAGACGCTGTTCGGTCGGTACGCCTACCCGCCGAACGAACTGGGCTACTGCGGTCCGGCAGACGGGGGCGGCACCTCCGGGCTGGCCTCGCGCGCCGCCGAGTTCGACGGCGCCTGGCCGTATCTGCGGGCCATCGCCGACGTGGTCGGCTCCGATGCGCTCGATGACACGGTGGTCGAGAGCTACTGGGTGGGCGGTCCAGCGCTGGACAAGGTGGACCCGTCCGAACTGCTCTCCCGGCTGCGTTCGGCGTTCGCGGGCCAGATCACCGGCCTGCTCGACGTAATCTCTCCCAGCGCGGACGTGCTGGCGCACCACAGCTTCCACGTCTTCGTGGTCTACCCCTGGGTGCGTTTCCTCGGCCGCGACGCGAGCACCGCCGTGTCCGTCATGCAGAGCTGCCGCATCCGGTGGGGCACCGTCGAATCCGTCGACGACCAGCGCGCGGTGATCTCCTCCCGTCCCCTGCGGTTCGACGACGGCGGCCTGGTGCTCGGCGACCCGCAGGCCGAGACCGTGCACTGGGCGAAGCGTGACGTGTCGCTGACCTCCGCGCCGCTGCCCGGCACCGTCGTCTCGGCGCACTGGGACTGGGTGTGCGCAACCCTGACCGACACCGAATGCGCGGCGCTGGAAGACGCTACCCGCACCACGCTGAACCTCGTCAATTCACTTGTGGAAAAGGGGGGTTGATCGATGACCGTCACCGCGCGACCGGGCGGGTCCTACATCGACGCCGAACTGTCCGCCGACCTCGCGGCGGCCGCGCTGGACATGGCCCGGCGATTCCACCAGGGCGCCACTCTCTGGGTCATCTCCCCGCAGTGGGAGCCGCACGCTCATCACGTCGCCGTCGAGTTCGTCCATCCGGTGATCATGGGCAAGCG comes from Mycolicibacterium pulveris and encodes:
- a CDS encoding DUF6390 family protein, translated to MTGLTTGQTLFGRYAYPPNELGYCGPADGGGTSGLASRAAEFDGAWPYLRAIADVVGSDALDDTVVESYWVGGPALDKVDPSELLSRLRSAFAGQITGLLDVISPSADVLAHHSFHVFVVYPWVRFLGRDASTAVSVMQSCRIRWGTVESVDDQRAVISSRPLRFDDGGLVLGDPQAETVHWAKRDVSLTSAPLPGTVVSAHWDWVCATLTDTECAALEDATRTTLNLVNSLVEKGG